A region of the Alligator mississippiensis isolate rAllMis1 chromosome 5, rAllMis1, whole genome shotgun sequence genome:
GGAGTTCTCAGTCTAATTTTTTTTGTCCAGATGACTCTGTTTATATCACAATTGCAGCCTAAAGCTCTCATGCAAAGGAGCAAGTGTTTGTTGCCCTAAAAAGCTTTTgatttttgtcacaacccaagggtgtgatttttgttttgtgcgtgctttggcgccactgaattattttcccgccaatttgtagctttctttgcagtgtgcatttcttctttgcagcacagaaatgcactttgcaaagagttcccgccatttgctggccacagcccgcgcggcgtgaaaaagggcccggatcgctcccggcccgcacaattttGACATCATTAAAACACTGAAAGGCTCTTTTATTTgttcttccttcttctcccatttgtaatattaaaaaaaaaaccccaaacccttacAGCTGCTTTCAGGCAGATACTGCATCTAAACTACATTCCTGTAGTTAGGACTGAGTTACCTGGAGTCCCTGATTCTGCAAGCTCAAACTTTCCTAACATGTTAATAGTCAGTCCATTAATAGCATGTGTTCCCTGCAACCAATTCCCTTTCACATAGAAGCAGTTCTTGCATTTGACATAAATCTCCATTCAGTTGGGTTAAGGGATAGTATTTCAACTGAAGATCAGGTCTGGGGGTATTCTTTTCTGTGCTACACCCACATAGCAGTGAGGGGTAAACAATGAACAAATATCTCATTCTCagtgtgaaaagtggtttgtcaGATGCCAGTGGCAGCACGTACAAGGAGCCACAGGACTCAACCTCCAACTACAGCCATACAGACATGTTTGCAGCCTCAAAGGAAACATTAATTAATCCAAAGGAAATATCTACCCTTAAGAGCACATATGAAGAGACCACATTCTGACCCGAGAGTCATAGTGATACACTGCATCTAGTATGCACcctttaaaaaacattaaaagaacatCCATTGCCCATGTATGGATTTGGCCAGAATTAAGGCCCTGGAGGTGCCTACAATTTTCCCTCTGTGCATGACCAGAACTGATCCCCCTAGAGCACACAGGTGATCTCCCACCTGAGCCCAACTGGGATCCAGAAAGTAGGTACTCCACTGCCTGAGGCTCACACCATTATCAAGTACTTGTCAATATTGTAGTCCTTCACAAAATGCAGTTATGGCTTTTTTGTTAAAATGGGTTCAGAGGTGATGGGGGAGATGGTAAGCGTCTATAATAGCCCAATACATTACACCACCAGCTCATAAATTGGAAGACCAGGCTTCAAGGGGTTCAAACCAAGGAGAGTGTCCTAATACCTGGCTATAGGCTGGTCAGTTGTGTGGCTGAGCCAGGCACATGCTGCTGACGCTGTGCTATGATGCAGAAAGTAACGCAAGATTCACAGGGCCAGGAAGGGACTCTGgaatacagcagttaaagcagtCAGCTGTGTTTGGCCTCCACTCTCAGGTCTTAAGGGTTGTGTTTTTTATTCAGtcattgtttatttattttacattaaacagatCAGGAAGCAGGGACCAGAAACCAGGGCAATCTCTCCCTAGTTACATATCCTAACCACTACTTGCCTTACCTCTTGTGACCTCTCCATCCCCTACCTTACCCTTCTTTATGCTCAGAACAGCAGTTCCGAGATGGACAGTTTACCTGCTCCTGTGCTTAGTATTTTTTCTTGGCTAACTTGAGTTGGCCCCATTCAGCACACTAGTTCCTATGGATTACTTTGTCCCCATGTATTACATAATGAAACCCAGGCTTCCAAATCAGGGTTTGAATTCCACTCTGGAGGCCAGGTGATTTAAGTTAAGTATTGCTCTACATTACATGCATGACATACTTGTCATTCAGGTTGGGGAGTCAAAAGTTAACTGGGAGCAATGCTAATGACATTGCTGCCTCAAGTACTACTGGCTACAGAAATCAGTATGACTTTTAAAGACTCTAGCCAGATGGGTGATTAGACCACAGGGGACCTCAGACTCAGCTTTTTGATCCACACCATTTCCTACTCCAAATGAATGTCCTCACCTAGACAGTGCTGCATCTTCCTCCTATTTTAATCAGAttgaaacaatttaaaaaaagctAATCACATCAGTTCACCTACAGTATCTTAAACAGTCAAGAAAATTCACATATACACAAGCTGTATACTGTATTAACAAGGTTTGCCACTCGACCAAAAGACTAATAACTTGGTCATACTTGATTAACGTAGCATATGACTTTAAAGTGCAGTAGCTATTCCTAAATAACTCCATGTGTGGACATTTCCATTCTGGTATAAAAGAGCCCACACTTGATCTGGAATGACTAGTCTAGACTCTCTCATATACTATACAGGCAAAAACATTCTCCACCAGCATAGATTAGATTAAAGGCCATATACTGTCCTCCATTTGTGATTTGACACCTCACTGTCACCTGTAGTTTTCTCAGTTAACAGAAGTGAGAAatcactttttatttaaaagaagccCTAAAATCTCATTGTTTGGATACTAGAAAACCACTGTAATTTGCTTGTTTTTGTAAGCTAAATcacaaccttttttaaaaaaagctgtcAGCTCAAGTACATTATTTTTGTCATTGTAGTACCCAGTTATACATAATAAACTCAAAATGTACACTAGTTTTGTTTAAATAATACAACAGAGACATGAATTACAGAGCCATTTGCTATTAAGACAACTATACTATAAATGGTGTCTCCAAGCAAGATGGAGAACACAAGAGATATAAAAACCACCATTTCACTTCTCTGTAACCAAAGCATTCATGATAAAAGGAATCTGTATTTAGATCATTTGAACTTTCATTCCAGAAAACTGATTTATTACCAGTGTGAAGTGGTGTGCATACACATGTAGCTTCAAGACCGAAATGCAAGTTGCACTGatctaaagggaaaaaataaatttagatGAGAAATGTCATTAACAATCATGACACAATGATTAGGTATTGATCAAAGCCAGATGTGGTCCAAATATTTTGCAGAAATTTGTAATGATAGTTCCACTTCCCTTAGAGCAGGGTGTCAAACGTGCAGCCTGCGAGCTGGGTCTGGGATTGGGAATCTGGCCTGCCTGGCTCCTAGAGGCTGGACATTTGTGGTCAGGCTCACTGCTGAAATGTGAGGCATGGAGCCCCACTGGAGATGTGTGTTcacaggggtggagtggggtatGAGTGTAGCCCCGGCTCCCTGATACTGCTGATCCTATTATTTTtagatccagcctggggagcCAGATGAGCTTGACATCCCTGTATTAAAGTAAAAATAAGCAAAGAAGGAAGCAGGGATTTTGCCCTGATTAATACTGGGGTACTAGAATAGCAGCAGCATTCCTGATAATCTAATTTTAATCACTCCTGTATTACTCAAGGGAGACTGGTGGAAACGGAATATGTATATAGTGACAATTAGTTGAGTCACTGTAATCTCACCCACATTTTAAGCGTAGCATGGCACACACTAGAATAGAACTTTTACTTCATAAAACTGCAAAGACAAAATAGCCAGACGCAGTTTGCGCTGACATACATACCATTTACTTCTGCACCCAAGAGTTTCATAGTTTGTGTTATGCTGCCTGATGTGAGAGTTACCATTGCACTTCCTTAAATTTAAAGAATCAGTATAAAACAAAGGCTTTACTACTGCACAAAATCTTGGAACAAAGCAAAAGCTACAGTATGCTAACATATGAAGTGCTATAAAGAAGTTTTAATACACACTAGAAATAGAAAATAGGATCAAAATTGAGATTCTAGTCATGGTCTCTAACCTGCTTCCCTATTTCCAAGCTAGGTTTAACCACATCCAAAAGAAAGTTTCAGAGCTCAAGAACCATCTCTAATCTAATTTTCCACTTCTGAAGTGTATTTAATACTTCCTTTCCACGTTCTTCAGGTGTTCTTCACAACCCTATTGTAAGTATATAATTCGCTAGAATTACATAAAAGGTATCCAAAAGAAAGTTTCCAGGCATTTCAATCTTTTGCCCTCAGCTAAGATGACCCCCATAAACCAAAACTTCGACAATTTATGTAAAAAAATTTTCATGGAAGTGTGTTACATGAAAAACACTACAATGATACAGAACTACAATGATAAGGGCAGAAAAGCCTATAAATTTGTGCAAGGTGCAGCTGTGATCTCTAAAGATTTAGAAGTCTATTGCCAGCCAGATTACTAAACATACCTCCCTCTCCCTTTTCGTACACGTTTACAGTGGCCAGGCACAGTACAGGAACTTGATCAGCTAGAATTTTTAGGAAGTCAATATAGTCCCTGTTAAATTTAAGGTCTTTTAATACAATTGTTCCTGGCCTCTGTTTATTTTTGGAAGAGCTTTTGGATGGGCCTGACAGCCTGTAGACACAATAATAGAAGTTGTGTTATGTGCACACTTTAGAATAACACGCaccttaaaaaaaggaagaaaaaaaaatctatttaaataaaaaagtcgGATAGATATCCATTTAGACAAtaaacataaaaaacaaacattgtGCTACTACTGAGTTATGAAACTTATTCTGTGCTCcacttcttttcctccctccccacccatttGTTTTACACCTCTTTTTCCAGAGCAATTAAGGAAAACTGGATGGGATTCCCTGAAGCCATAAATATGGCTCTTGCCTTGGCTACAGGAGTGAAGAGAGACAAAAAATGCCCTCTCCTCTCAGATCTGGAAGCACTACTCAGACTGAAAGTCCATGGAAAGCAAGGAGGATTTCATATGGTAAACtaaaaagaaagctttttttttttttaaattattattacgTTGTCTGAAAACAGACATGGAAAGACATTTGTACCAAAACGTGACCTTCTTTTCCCACAGATCGATTTGCAAAACCTGTGTATATATCTTCATGTGTGTTGGTTATTAAACAGTTATGAATATTTGGTAGCAAAATACTGACTTTATTTTATGTGCGTTACACACTGCTTTAGTGCATTAAACTAAAGGTAAAACAGACAAGAGACCCCAGTCAAGCCCTTCCCCACTTCTGCTACCCCCAGGGTCTGTGGCTAACCTCATTCCTCACCCAAGAGGGAATTTAGCTCAGTTGGAGGCTGCACGCACACTGGCCCGTTTCAGGTGACATTGCTTTCCAGCACTGCCGTTTTGCTCAaggcccctgcctcctgcttcagGACACTCAGCAGCGCTCGAAAGCTGTCCAAGATCTTCACGTAAGCAGCGTCGGTTTCAGCAAGGATTTTGTCCAGTTCGTCGCGGGCCTCGGCCTTGCGGGCCAGGCTGCCCGACACGCGCTCCAGCCGCTCGCCCAGCGCCCGCACGTCCCGCCGCAGCCGCTCCCGCTCCTCCTCGTCCCGCCGGATCTGGCGGGCCAGCTCGTCCCGCCGCAGGCACAGGTCCTCCAGGCACCGCACCACCTCGTTGTTGCAGCCCTGCAGGACGGCTGCCTGCTGCGCCATGCTCCGGGCCCGCTCCGCAGGAGAGAGGGGAGACAAGAGGAAGGAGACACTGCGGCGGGGCTCCCCAAGGACATCTTAgccgcccgccgccgcctccagcTTCCTCCCGCGGGAGGCAGCCACACAAAATGgctcccgccccggccccgccatGCCCCCGGGACAGCagcccgcactcactggctcgGCCCGCGGCGGAGCCGGGCGCGTCGTCCGCTCAGGTCCGGTCCAGACCCCCGCCCGGCGGCAACCGCAACCGCAACCGCGCCGCGCACTCCGGCGTCGGGAGGGTGACGGAAACAGCCGAGGCTTCCCGAAAGCAGGTCCGGAAACAGCCGAAGTGTCCCGAAAGCCGGAACCGCCCTCCAGGGCGGAAAGAGCCGATGCGGCCCGAGCCAGGCCGGCCGCGGCCGATGTTTGCCGAAGGCAGAGTGGGCCGAGAGCAAAGGGGAGCGCGGGGCCGGGGGGCGGAGCGCGGCGGAAAGAGCCGGAAAGAGCCGAGGCGGGCCGAGCGCGGCGGCGCCCGAGTTGCCCGGATGTAGTTGGaggagcggcggcggcgggcgcagCGGGGGGAGGCGGCAGCGGCGCGTCCGTGCTCGCCAGTGTCTCCGTGCGCGCGGCGCCCGGCTCGTCCCCCGTCCCGCGTGGCGGCGATGGGCCCGTGAGCGCCGCTCGCAGCCGAGCCCGAGCCCCCgctcccgccccggccccggccccggccccggccgctgGCGAGGCGGAgcgctgcctccccctcccccctcggcGCCCGTGGCCCGGCCGCGGCCGCCCCCCCCGGCCGCCCTCACCCGCACGCACACGGGCCGGGCATTGATGGTAATGTATGCGAGGAAACAGCAGAGACTCAGTGATGGGTAAATGGCTCCGTCCCCGGCCCGCGCCCCCCGCCCCTCCGCCATGTTTGCGCCCCTCCCCCGGCCGGTAACGGCCCCGCTAacgcctctctctctctctccccctctctccgcAGCTGTCACGACCGCAGGGGGGACTCGCAGCCCTACCAGGTACTGCAGCGCCGGCCGCCGGGCCCCGCAGGCCGCGGGCGCGGGGGGGGGCGCTACTCCAGCGCAGGCTTCGGCCGTCGCCGCAGGCCGCGTTGCACCCGCCGCCTCGGCCCTGCCCGCCCGGCCGCCCCGGGCCCGCTGCGCcgcgggggaggggggttgcgGTGGGGAAAGGGCGGCCCGGCGGGCCCGGCGAGGGGCAGGGGCGGGCGCGGCCTAGCAGGGCCCGGGCGGCCTTGGGCCTCCgagccgggcggggcggggcggggccgggcgggagAGCCGCTGGGGTCTCTTGGAGCCAAAACAAATGGGAAAGCGGCTTCTCTGCCAGCAATGGAGCAACTTGGGAGCTGGGGCACTTGGCTTCATACCCGGGGAGGAGCTGCCTTCGAGGGCCCTGGAgaagcaccccctctcccccttcccgtGGGTAGGGAGGCAGCCCCTGGGCGCCTGCACTGTGGGGCTCCTCCAAGGGTGCTGGTTGCTCACGGCTCTGGGTATTTGATTAGCTGGGAAATGAAATCTGACAGTTGAAGGCAGCTGGAAGGGGCAGTTCCCGTGCACACAAACACTCCCCTGGCAGCGAAGTGCCTTGCCAAAGCAAGTAGGTGGAAGAGGGGCTGGACAGGAGCACTTCCAGCAGGTCAATATTTCCAAGTGGGCGCAGGCCAGCGAAAGCACTGCCTGTCCCACCACTGCGCTTCCTTCCGCCTGTTAAGTTGGTTTTATGGCTTCAGGAGATTCTTGCCCTTAAAAGTTCATTGGGGTGCTGGATTAGGGTAAAAGGTGCTGGATTAGGGTAAAAGTTTTCAAATCAAGCTTgcagtgcgtgtgtgtgcgtgtgtacactGGGTTTGTGCAGAAGTTACATATGATAAATAATATATATTGCATTACTTGATAATGAAGTAGGTGAGGAAAGAAGCTGGGTGTTTGCTAAACGTATCTGGGTCACAAAATGAAGAAGTTTGAGGAATGGCTACTTTGCTTTTAGaggatattaaaaataatgttcaCATATGATATCAAAATGGGCAGAGGTGTCGCAAGACCTAAATCCGCCTCATAACATTACTTTGTATGGCTAACTACAACTAGAAAGCCAAAGGCTGAGTGTCCTGCTGAAATTGGTTTTCAGCAGGAGCTCTAATCACATTTATAATCTTGAGTCATACTAGATTGAAATTAAATGTGTTCTGTATTTAGAATACATGTTTTGGTGGGAAGTGGTAGTAACTGCTACAAAAATGAAACCCAGTTTTAAAGCGCATTCTCATCTCTTGCAGACTCTTAAATATTCATCAAAGAGTCACCCCAGTGGTGGTGATCACCGTCATGACAAGATGCGAGACACCACAGATCCTTCACCACCAAACAAAATGTTGCGGCGATCTGATAGCCCTGAAAACAAATATGGTGACAACACAGGGCACAGTAAAGCAAAAAGTGTGCATGCTCACAGAGTTAGAGAGAGGGATGGTGGTGAGTTGCTTTTAATTGACTTATTTAAGCAGCATTAATCTGATGTAAACTACGTAACAACAGCTACTACTGGGCAAATAGAACTTCACCTTGAATGACATGTCTAGACATGGTGGTCAACTAATTGATCCCTGAGCGATTAGTTTCACTGAACATAATTGTGTAGAACATCATGAAGTGAAGTATTTTGTGCCTCCAACAAGTAGTACATTTCGAGAAGGCCACAGGAGAATACATATATGCAATTTTAGTATGGTGATTCAAATTAATTTCTGCGATTCAAATTTCTAAAGACACTTGTAATATTAGCATGTGATAACATTCCATTTTAGATTTCTTCATCATAGAGATTTTTACTTGTTGCTTCAAAGGCTGAAAACTGTGATTGTTCTGTGGCTTATT
Encoded here:
- the LOC102559160 gene encoding microtubule nucleation factor SSNA1-like; translation: MAQQAAVLQGCNNEVVRCLEDLCLRRDELARQIRRDEEERERLRRDVRALGERLERVSGSLARKAEARDELDKILAETDAAYVKILDSFRALLSVLKQEAGALSKTAVLESNVT